A region from the Arachis ipaensis cultivar K30076 chromosome B01, Araip1.1, whole genome shotgun sequence genome encodes:
- the LOC107626803 gene encoding uncharacterized protein LOC107626803 — protein sequence MASDCNKGFADSYMLLNHEDAHLVDLVKLLFSKNVGKRKFVDSHAGGDYEDSFAHRWLIFISIVGQKLLQFVAKPLAFLGNCVERFVNLLLLNGGFFFLILNFLRGKVILPDRKSAKYLSLIGSLDARVQLDAVKRDDCKYYVALSMMAAKAAYENAAFVQATIQDVWKMEFVGCYNCWNEYQGKATTQVLIFLDKYEDRDTYVVAFRGTEPFNADDWCTDIDISWYGIPGVGRMHGGFMKALGLQQNVGWPKDIQRDENLPPLAYYLLRDILRKGLSENEKAKFIVTGHSLGGALAILFGTILFLQDETLLLERLEGIYTFGQPRVGDEAYTRYMKKKLKEHSVIYCRFVYNNDIVPRLPYDDKEMMFKHFGTCLFFNWRYKLKVLEDEPNKNYFSPWCIIPMAVQAILELIRSFIIAYINGPHYREGWFLFAFRTVGLLIPGLPNHGPQDYLNSTLLGSIEKHLKLE from the exons ATGGCCTCAGATTGCAACAAAGGATTCGCAGACAGTTACATGTTGCTGAACCACGAAGACGCACACTTGGTTGACCTCGTTAAACTCTTGTTTTCGAAGAACGTGGGGAAGAGAAAGTTTGTTGATAGCCATGCAGGTGGAGATTATGAAGACAGCTTCGCGCACCGTTGGCTTATCTTTATCTCTATCGTTGGCCAGAAACTGTTACAGTTTGTTGCAAAACCGTTAGCTTTCCTTGGAAACTGTGTTGAGCGCTTCGTCAACTTGCTTCTTCTCAACGGTGGTTTCTTCTTCCTCATACTTAACTTTCTCAGGG GGAAGGTGATTTTGCCTGATCGTAAATCAGCGAAGTATTTGTCTTTAATTGGAAGCTTAGACGCACGAGTTCAGTTGGATGCAGTAAAACGTGATGATTGCAAATATTATGTTGCACTTTCAATGATGGCTGCGAAAGCTGCTTATGAGAATGCAGCGTTTGTCCAAGCTACCATTCAAGATGTTTGGAAG ATGGAATTTGTGGGGTGTTACAACTGCTGGAACG AATATCAAGGAAAGGCCACAACACAAGTGTTAATTTTCTTGGATAAATACGAGGACCGTGACACTTATGTTGTAGCCTTCAGAGGAACGGAACCCTTCAACGCCGACGACTGGTGCACGGACATCGACATCTCATGGTACGGAATCCCCGGCGTCGGAAGAATGCACGGCGGCTTCATGAAAGCCTTGGGGCTACAACAGAATGTGGGGTGGCCAAAGGATATCCAACGAGACGAAAATCTTCCACCATTGGCATATTATCTTCTGAGGGACATCCTAAGAAAAGGGCTAAGTGAAAATGAGAAAGCAAAGTTCATAGTAACGGGTCATAGTTTGGGAGGTGCACTTGCAATTTTGTTTGGGACAATTTTGTTTTTGCAAGATGAGACATTGTTGTTGGAGAGGCTTGAAGGGATCTACACGTTTGGACAGCCAAGAGTTGGAGATGAGGCGTATACGAGGTatatgaagaagaaattgaaggaacatTCTGTTATATATTGTAGGTTTGTTTACAATAATGATATAGTTCCAAGGTTGCCGTACGATGACAAGGAAATGATGTTCAAGCACTTTGGCACATGTCTTTTCTTTAATTGGCGCTACAAACTCAAG GTTCTTGAGGATGAACCGAACAAGAACTACTTTTCGCCATGGTGCATTATACCCATGGCAGTGCAGGCCATTTTGGAACTAATAAGGAGCTTTATAATTGCGTACATCAATGGACCTCACTATAGAGAAGGATGGTTTCTATTTGCTTTTAGGACCGTAGGCTTATTAATTCCAGGCTTACCTAATCATGGTCCCCAAGATTACCTTAATTCCACACTTTTGGGATCAATTGAAAAGCATTTGAAATTGGAGTAA